The following are from one region of the Vanessa cardui chromosome 3, ilVanCard2.1, whole genome shotgun sequence genome:
- the LOC124543621 gene encoding pollen-specific leucine-rich repeat extensin-like protein 1 — MRTLLICMLCAVTAYAQYDSPTPPRIQIPGAIIGGRQGGFRQGRLQAAPVPNGVARIRRPGLARPSFKSVDAAPRPSLQSLEEQSKPVTEEPEDEIEINTPTAYVSNAFSTAEPQNDFYDITTTSQPKPPAIFNSSPFQQTTPTAPKPEPVRPTQYRPLLPQSFSPVRNEPTARPQPARLQPLSSRPQRPAFRPEPKPFVDEEDDYVQPVRQYSRPQEPVRAPAKSAPAQRYTSSNSREKKPVAQIIRKYREENEDGSITWGFENDDGSFKEEVIGVDCITRGKYGYVDPDGLKREYNYETGIACDKAREDKEQKGFIDYQENKAVLPNGITIDLAAMGKKSKRPFRSASNH, encoded by the coding sequence ataTGTATGCTGTGTGCAGTCACAGCTTATGCTCAATATGATTCCCCAACACCACCTCGGATTCAAATTCCTGGAGCAATTATAGGAGGTAGACAAGGTGGATTTAGACAAGGAAGACTACAAGCCGCTCCAGTTCCAAATGGAGTAGCAAGAATAAGGAGGCCTGGACTTGCCAGGCCATCTTTCAAATCAGTAGATGCAGCTCCTCGCCCAAGTCTACAGTCTCTTGAAGAGCAATCTAAACCAGTAACAGAAGAACCTGAAGATGAAATAGAAATCAACACACCAACTGCTTATGTATCGAACGCGTTCTCCACAGCAGAACCGCAAAACGACTTTTACGACATAACAACTACATCTCAACCAAAGCCACcagctatttttaattcatctccgTTCCAACAAACCACACCAACAGCACCGAAACCTGAGCCAGTGAGGCCAACACAATACCGCCCCTTATTACCCCAATCATTCAGCCCAGTTAGAAACGAACCCACTGCGAGGCCCCAGCCAGCCAGACTTCAGCCTTTATCGAGCAGACCACAGCGGCCTGCGTTTAGACCTGAACCTAAACCTTTCGTAGACGAAGAAGATGATTACGTTCAACCCGTGAGACAATATTCCCGACCACAAGAGCCCGTTCGTGCACCTGCAAAGAGCGCGCCTGCACAAAGATACACTTCTTCCAATTCTAGAGAGAAAAAACCAGTCGCCCAAATTATACGTAAATATCGGGAAGAAAATGAAGATGGTAGCATAACATGGGGATTTGAAAACGACGATGGATCATTCAAAGAGGAAGTTATTGGCGTAGACTGTATCACTCGTGGTAAATACGGATATGTCGATCCCGATGGTTTAAAACGAGAATACAACTATGAAACAGGTATTGCTTGTGATAAGGCCAGAGAAGATAAGGAACAAAAAGGCTTTATTGACTACCAAGAAAATAAAGCAGTTTTACCAAATGGTATAACTATTGATCTCGCAGCAATGGGTAAAAAATCAAAGAGGCCATTCAGATCAGCGAGTAATCACTAG